The following proteins are encoded in a genomic region of Bacteroidota bacterium:
- a CDS encoding CPBP family intramembrane glutamic endopeptidase gives MPTDSLLTDPTEVPLRPAWLNQLGLSPDRHDYLRFSRTATYGFLAALPLLVGYHTLILLANGGQAGVRVGAEVWITRLLAAFGATGMLALGAAVLLVGVGVLWWERKKAIPVRRRYLGMMVAESAVYAVVLAFTIGWFVGLLFAFAPEAMAAQVGRPDRFTLVALSLGAGIYEELVFRVILVGGLFLALHRLAAWKRGRAYLVAAVVGALIFSAVHYTGALGDPFELSSFTFRFLFGLALNAVFLVRGFGIAAWAHALYDVLVVTLLT, from the coding sequence ATGCCCACCGACTCCCTCCTTACCGATCCGACCGAGGTGCCGCTGCGCCCGGCGTGGCTAAATCAGCTTGGCCTCTCGCCTGACCGGCACGACTACCTCCGCTTCTCGCGCACGGCGACCTACGGCTTCCTCGCGGCGCTCCCGCTCCTCGTCGGCTACCACACGCTGATCCTGCTGGCGAACGGCGGGCAGGCCGGCGTCCGCGTCGGGGCCGAGGTCTGGATCACGCGGCTCCTCGCGGCCTTCGGGGCGACGGGGATGCTCGCGCTCGGCGCGGCGGTGCTGCTCGTCGGGGTCGGGGTGCTCTGGTGGGAGCGGAAGAAGGCGATCCCTGTCCGGCGGCGCTACCTGGGGATGATGGTCGCCGAGAGCGCCGTCTACGCCGTCGTGCTCGCCTTCACGATCGGCTGGTTCGTCGGCCTGCTGTTCGCCTTCGCGCCCGAGGCGATGGCGGCGCAGGTGGGGCGGCCGGACCGGTTTACGCTCGTCGCACTATCGCTCGGGGCGGGCATCTACGAGGAATTGGTCTTTCGGGTTATTCTGGTGGGCGGCCTGTTCCTGGCGCTGCACCGCCTCGCAGCGTGGAAGCGAGGGCGGGCGTACCTCGTCGCGGCGGTCGTCGGCGCGCTGATTTTCAGCGCGGTGCACTACACCGGGGCGCTCGGCGATCCGTTCGAGCTCTCGTCGTTCACGTTCCGGTTCCTGTTCGGCCTCGCGCTCAACGCCGTGTTCCTGGTCCGGGGCTTCGGCATCGCCGCGTGGGCGCACGCGCTCTACGACGTGCTCGTCGTCACCCTGCTGACGTAG
- a CDS encoding DUF3857 and transglutaminase domain-containing protein, translating into MFARSLTALGAVLTLALAAHAQPAPMKWGDIPDEHLQMTEYAADPDAQAVILGDYGTIEVGSDWGVKFERHRRVKLLAEAGYDLATVSLTYYAGRDGQRVRGVKGQTFVPEEGGRTRRVKLDKRSIFEEDLEGDRRRITFTLPALEPGAVVEFRYTIEAESPFGTPRWYFQDDEPTLVSELRMTYPQDLAYTIITQGNEPFAVRTKEEGIRSSGDINIYRWVAEEVPALREERYMTTLEDHIQKIDFQLAEYYRPGIGAVGVTKTWAQLAEELGESRDFGRKLQTGGDVRRQAEALTGGLTDAAAKAEALYDFVRTSVVWDDTYRVFAERRLGQVMETKRGSSAEINLLLVALLREAGLNAAPALVSTRGHGRVTRLYPLVSQFNHTAAAVKLGGRWRLLDATDPFRPVDMLPVGVLGGEAWLVAEQPEWIAASPQRSEHHVRIEAALAPDGTLSGTLVSERAGYSGLRARHQLQDLDPEGYARDHLVDDMAGAEVGEVTVTGQEEHGGPLVAEVAFTVPGYAQRVGDLVLVNPLVTMRTDENPFKLARRTYPVDFAYPLVSTYQADIALPEGFAVDEMPERALLLLPVRGGGYERSVEMAGDTLQVRAQQQIKRPVFEPNLYGDLKAFFDRVVATDEASVVLKQAVTAEGTEPEGLSAEQETGGDE; encoded by the coding sequence ATGTTTGCTCGCTCCCTGACCGCGCTGGGCGCGGTCCTGACTCTGGCCCTCGCGGCCCACGCACAACCGGCCCCCATGAAGTGGGGCGACATCCCCGACGAACACCTCCAGATGACCGAGTACGCGGCCGACCCCGATGCCCAGGCGGTCATCCTCGGAGACTACGGGACGATAGAGGTGGGCAGCGACTGGGGCGTCAAGTTCGAGCGGCACCGCCGGGTCAAGCTGCTGGCCGAGGCGGGCTACGACCTCGCTACGGTCTCGCTGACCTACTACGCCGGCCGGGACGGGCAGCGGGTGCGCGGCGTCAAGGGCCAGACGTTCGTCCCGGAAGAGGGGGGCCGCACGCGGCGCGTGAAGCTGGACAAGCGCTCCATCTTCGAGGAGGACCTGGAAGGCGACCGCCGCCGGATCACCTTCACACTGCCCGCCCTCGAACCGGGGGCCGTCGTCGAGTTCCGCTACACCATCGAGGCCGAGTCGCCGTTTGGGACGCCGCGCTGGTACTTCCAGGACGACGAGCCGACCCTGGTGAGCGAACTGCGGATGACCTACCCGCAGGACCTGGCCTACACCATCATCACCCAGGGCAACGAGCCGTTCGCCGTCCGCACGAAAGAGGAGGGGATCCGCTCCAGCGGCGACATCAACATCTACCGCTGGGTGGCCGAGGAGGTGCCCGCGCTCCGCGAAGAGCGGTACATGACGACCCTCGAAGACCACATCCAGAAGATCGACTTCCAGCTGGCCGAGTACTACCGGCCGGGCATCGGGGCCGTGGGCGTGACCAAGACGTGGGCGCAGCTCGCCGAGGAACTGGGCGAGAGCCGGGACTTCGGGCGGAAGCTCCAGACGGGCGGCGACGTGCGCCGCCAGGCCGAAGCCCTCACCGGCGGCCTCACGGACGCTGCGGCGAAGGCCGAAGCCCTCTACGACTTCGTGCGCACCTCGGTCGTCTGGGACGACACCTACCGGGTCTTCGCCGAGCGCCGCCTCGGGCAGGTGATGGAGACGAAGCGGGGCTCCTCGGCCGAGATCAACCTGCTCCTCGTGGCGCTGCTGCGCGAGGCCGGGCTGAACGCCGCCCCGGCGCTGGTCTCGACGCGGGGGCACGGGCGCGTGACCCGGCTCTACCCGCTGGTCTCGCAGTTCAACCACACGGCCGCCGCCGTCAAGCTCGGGGGCCGCTGGCGTCTCCTCGATGCCACCGATCCGTTCCGCCCGGTGGACATGCTCCCGGTCGGTGTTCTCGGCGGGGAGGCGTGGCTCGTCGCCGAGCAGCCCGAGTGGATCGCGGCGAGCCCGCAGCGGAGCGAGCATCACGTCCGCATCGAGGCGGCGCTCGCGCCGGACGGCACGCTCTCCGGCACCCTCGTCTCGGAGCGCGCCGGGTACAGCGGTCTCCGCGCGCGGCATCAGCTCCAGGACCTCGACCCGGAAGGCTACGCGCGAGACCATCTCGTGGACGACATGGCCGGAGCCGAGGTCGGCGAGGTCACGGTCACGGGGCAGGAGGAGCACGGCGGACCCCTCGTGGCCGAGGTGGCCTTCACCGTGCCCGGGTACGCGCAGCGCGTCGGCGACCTCGTGCTCGTCAACCCGCTCGTGACGATGCGAACGGACGAGAACCCGTTCAAGCTGGCCCGCCGGACCTACCCCGTCGACTTCGCCTACCCGCTCGTCTCGACGTACCAGGCGGACATCGCGCTCCCCGAAGGCTTTGCGGTGGACGAGATGCCGGAGCGAGCCCTGCTGCTGCTCCCGGTCCGGGGCGGCGGGTACGAGCGCTCGGTCGAGATGGCCGGCGACACGCTCCAGGTCCGGGCCCAGCAGCAGATAAAGCGCCCCGTCTTCGAGCCCAACCTCTACGGCGACCTCAAGGCCTTTTTCGACCGGGTCGTGGCTACCGACGAGGCAAGCGTCGTGCTGAAGCAGGCCGTCACGGCCGAGGGGACGGAGCCTGAAGGGCTGAGCGCCGAACAGGAGACAGGGGGCGATGAGTAA
- a CDS encoding DUF2256 domain-containing protein, translating into MAHRKPHLPTKVCPVCKRPFAWRKKWARDWEQVVYCSERCRRSKRQKP; encoded by the coding sequence ATGGCCCACCGCAAGCCCCACCTCCCGACGAAGGTCTGCCCGGTCTGCAAGCGCCCGTTCGCGTGGCGCAAGAAGTGGGCGCGCGACTGGGAGCAGGTGGTCTACTGCAGCGAGCGCTGCCGGCGCAGCAAGCGCCAGAAACCCTAG
- a CDS encoding cupin domain-containing protein — MHKVNLAAAFASFEEHWSPRVAAELNGQQVKLAKLEGPFVWHRHEDEDELFLVVKGRLTLRLRDRDIELDEGEFVVVPRGVEHCPVAETECHVLLFEPASTLNTGAVENERTVRHLERL; from the coding sequence ATGCACAAAGTCAACCTCGCTGCTGCTTTCGCCTCGTTCGAGGAGCACTGGTCGCCGCGCGTCGCGGCCGAGTTGAACGGGCAGCAGGTCAAGCTCGCCAAGCTGGAAGGCCCGTTCGTGTGGCACCGCCACGAAGACGAGGACGAGTTATTTCTCGTCGTGAAGGGCCGCCTCACCCTCCGGCTGCGCGACCGCGACATCGAGCTAGACGAGGGCGAGTTCGTCGTCGTCCCGCGCGGCGTCGAGCACTGCCCGGTCGCCGAGACCGAGTGCCACGTCCTGCTTTTCGAGCCCGCCTCGACGCTCAACACGGGCGCGGTCGAGAACGAGCGAACCGTCCGCCATCTCGAACGGCTCTGA
- a CDS encoding peptidylprolyl isomerase, whose protein sequence is MASYSAPHAMQIDPDQSYRATIDTDKGTIEIELHPEHAPKTVNNFVALARDGFYDGLTFHRVIANFMIQGGDPDGTGRGGPGYTFEDEVQGNPLQHETGSLSMANAGPNTNGSQFFITHAPQPHLNGRHTVFGSVTEGQDVVDAIEQGDRMKAVTITEG, encoded by the coding sequence ATGGCTTCTTACTCTGCCCCTCACGCCATGCAGATCGACCCGGACCAATCCTACCGGGCCACGATCGACACCGACAAGGGCACGATCGAGATCGAACTCCATCCCGAGCACGCACCCAAGACCGTCAACAACTTCGTCGCCCTCGCGCGCGACGGGTTCTACGACGGGCTGACGTTCCACCGCGTGATCGCCAACTTCATGATCCAGGGCGGCGACCCCGACGGCACCGGGCGCGGCGGGCCGGGCTACACCTTCGAGGACGAGGTCCAGGGCAACCCGCTCCAGCATGAGACCGGCTCGCTCTCGATGGCGAACGCCGGGCCGAACACGAACGGCAGCCAGTTCTTCATCACGCACGCGCCGCAGCCCCACCTCAACGGCCGCCACACCGTCTTCGGCTCGGTCACCGAGGGCCAGGACGTGGTCGACGCCATCGAGCAGGGCGACCGGATGAAAGCGGTGACGATCACCGAAGGGTAA
- a CDS encoding DUF3857 domain-containing protein, translated as MRCLGTAGLVFALLGPLAAAQPDDGALVLRDDTHLVLDEEGKVHETVRREVQVFGPAGQEEYGVLALGYDSFRRVKKMKGEVLGADGERLRKLRRGDVEDNPATSSFSLYDDYRVRVGRLYHDAYPYTVVWEYEVEHEGLLNWPTWRPQRGKHPVLLASLTVEVPEDVALRYLPERLGIEPEVSTEGRRRTFRWSGAFPGFTYEPLGPPWYDQVPVLHLATDAFTMDGHAGRLDSWAGLGHWYDTLADGRDDLPPEAAADVARLVSGVDDLRERARLVYGYLQQTTRYVSVQLGIGGWQPFPASYVHERRYGDCKALTNYLAALLEAAGVTAYPALIGHDRPDLAPDFPRNAFNHVVLYVPLPDGDLWLEATSQTAPFGTLGAGSEDRWTLVTEPGSGRLVRTPARSAPENAQTRQATVQLSAGGQATVRSAMRVSGHQLSRLRNVIASRSPQEQEEWWVRRLGLPTEGLHVAFDEGEGTVESSFAVPRYATRAGSRLLFHPNLAERWTAVPPPFEDRTQPIDLGYAFADTDSVRFALPAGYEVEALPEPVQVETPFARYAMTVEADGEGRLVYVRHVEVQTPRLPPEDYDAYRSFVAAVTHADDAQVILRKL; from the coding sequence ATGCGCTGCTTAGGAACCGCTGGGTTGGTCTTCGCACTGCTCGGGCCGCTCGCCGCAGCGCAGCCGGACGACGGCGCGCTCGTGCTGCGGGACGATACGCACCTCGTTCTCGACGAGGAGGGCAAGGTCCACGAGACCGTGCGCCGGGAGGTGCAGGTGTTCGGTCCGGCAGGGCAGGAGGAGTACGGCGTGCTGGCCCTCGGCTACGACTCGTTCCGGCGCGTGAAAAAGATGAAGGGGGAAGTGCTCGGGGCTGACGGCGAGCGCCTGCGCAAGCTGCGGCGCGGCGACGTGGAGGACAACCCCGCCACCTCGAGCTTCTCGCTCTACGACGACTACCGCGTCCGCGTCGGGCGGCTCTACCACGACGCCTACCCGTACACGGTGGTGTGGGAGTACGAGGTCGAGCACGAGGGGCTGCTCAACTGGCCGACGTGGCGGCCCCAGCGCGGCAAGCACCCGGTACTGCTGGCGTCGCTCACCGTGGAGGTGCCGGAGGACGTTGCGCTGCGCTACCTCCCGGAGCGGCTCGGGATCGAGCCGGAGGTCAGCACCGAGGGCCGGCGGCGCACGTTCCGGTGGTCCGGGGCGTTCCCGGGCTTCACCTACGAGCCGCTCGGGCCGCCCTGGTACGACCAGGTTCCGGTGCTTCACCTCGCCACCGACGCGTTCACGATGGACGGGCACGCCGGGCGCCTGGACTCGTGGGCCGGCCTCGGGCACTGGTACGACACTCTGGCCGACGGGCGGGACGACCTCCCACCGGAAGCCGCCGCCGACGTGGCCCGCCTCGTCAGCGGCGTGGACGACCTGCGCGAGCGCGCCCGCCTCGTCTACGGGTATCTCCAGCAGACCACGCGCTACGTGAGCGTCCAGCTCGGGATCGGGGGGTGGCAGCCGTTCCCGGCCAGCTATGTCCACGAGCGCCGCTACGGCGATTGCAAGGCGCTCACCAACTACCTCGCGGCGCTCCTCGAGGCGGCGGGCGTGACCGCCTACCCGGCCCTCATCGGCCACGACCGCCCCGACCTCGCGCCGGACTTCCCACGCAACGCGTTCAACCACGTCGTGCTCTACGTGCCCCTGCCCGACGGCGACCTCTGGCTAGAGGCCACGAGCCAGACCGCGCCGTTCGGCACCCTCGGCGCAGGCAGCGAGGACCGGTGGACGCTCGTCACGGAGCCGGGCAGCGGGCGGCTCGTGCGCACGCCAGCCCGGTCAGCGCCGGAGAACGCGCAGACTCGTCAGGCGACGGTGCAGCTTTCCGCCGGCGGGCAGGCGACGGTGCGAAGCGCGATGCGCGTCTCGGGCCATCAGTTGAGTCGGCTGCGGAACGTGATTGCTTCCCGTTCCCCGCAGGAGCAAGAAGAGTGGTGGGTTCGCCGCCTCGGCCTTCCGACCGAAGGCCTACACGTCGCCTTCGACGAGGGCGAAGGCACGGTCGAGTCCTCCTTCGCCGTGCCGCGCTACGCGACGCGTGCCGGAAGCCGCCTCCTGTTCCATCCCAACCTCGCGGAGCGCTGGACTGCGGTCCCTCCGCCGTTCGAGGACCGTACCCAGCCCATCGACCTCGGGTATGCCTTTGCCGACACCGACTCGGTCCGCTTCGCGCTGCCGGCAGGCTACGAGGTCGAGGCGCTGCCCGAGCCGGTGCAGGTCGAGACGCCGTTTGCTCGCTACGCGATGACGGTCGAGGCAGACGGTGAGGGCCGGCTCGTGTACGTCCGCCACGTCGAGGTGCAGACGCCTCGATTGCCTCCGGAGGACTACGACGCCTACCGCTCCTTCGTCGCCGCCGTCACCCATGCCGATGACGCCCAGGTAATCCTGCGGAAACTATAG